The following are from one region of the Coffea eugenioides isolate CCC68of chromosome 2, Ceug_1.0, whole genome shotgun sequence genome:
- the LOC113763342 gene encoding 60S ribosomal protein L23a, translating to MAPKADTTKKLDTKAQAAKVAKFVKSGTTFKKKAKKIRTKVTFHRPKTLKKDGNPKYPRISAPSRNKLDHYQILKYPLTTESAMKKIEDNNTMVFIVDIRADKKKIKDAVKKMYDIQTKKVNTLIRPDGTKKAYVRLTPDYDALDVANKIGII from the coding sequence ATGGCTCCTAAAGCTGACACCACAAAAAAGCTTGATACAAAGGCTCAGGCAGCCAAGGTTGCCAAATTTGTCAAATCTGGGACAACTTTTAAGAAGAAAGCCAAGAAGATCCGGACCAAAGTTACCTTCCATCGTCCTAAGACATTGAAAAAGGACGGGAACCCGAAGTACCCACGTATCAGTGCTCCTTCTAGGAATAAGTTGGACCATTATCAGATTCTCAAATATCCTTTGACTACTGAATCTGCCATGAAAAAGATTGAAGATAACAATACCATggtattcatagttgacatCCGTGCTGATAAGAAGAAAATCAAAGATGCAGTGAAGAAGATGTACGACATAcagaccaagaaagtgaacactttgatcaggcctgatggaacaaagaaagcatatgttcggttgactccagactacgatgctttggatgtggcaaacaagattggaataatataa